A single genomic interval of Mucilaginibacter boryungensis harbors:
- a CDS encoding glycosyl hydrolase yields MRKLVITIGFCLLALAGMAQVRGKIIPKDKLKEVFLHPPESAKPWVFWYWMYGAVTRAGVTADLQAMKDAGIGGAYLMPIKSPGNPPLIAEPVPQLTPQWWAMVKFTMQEADRIGVKLAMHDCDGFALAGGPWITPELSMQKVVSSKTMVTGGKLFHDTLTVPSHYKNYYKDIEVLAYPSLQGEGTNSYDDKPKVTASVADDLQYLVERGNKKSFSTSTACWIQLAFDKPVTCRSLVIHTNTSNYQSERLLVEYSNDGKDFKSLGRLDPPRHGWQDGDAQITNDIPTTTAKYFRFTYDKTGSEPGGEDLDFAKWKPSLKLSGIELSSEPKIHQYESKTGEVWRISKPTNTAQLPDELCIKKDQIINLTDKLGADGKLDWQVPAGNWTIMRIGHTSTGHTNATGGAGNGLECDKFNPEAAKVQFENWFGEAIKHGGPDLAKRVLKIFHVDSWECGSQNWSPVFAAEFKKRRGYDLLPYLPLMAGVPMDSAEASEKVLADVRETIAELLVDNFYGTMAKLAHEKGCAVSAESVAPTMVSDGMLHYKMADIPMGEFWFRSPTHDKPNDMLDAISGGHIYGKNIIQAEAFTELRLMWDEQPGMLKTMADRNFALGINRFVFHVNAHNPWLDRKPGMTLDGIGVHFARDQTWWEPGKAWFTYIQRCQALLQQGHPVTDIAVFSGEETPRRAVLPERLVSTLPGLFGEEAVKRESKRTANKGEPTLSMVEDGAHSANMEVAETFTDPLRGYAYDSMNKDALLTATVKNGRVVLPGGASYGVLVIPAADKMNPIGKLSARVSDKINQLKKAGVKIIYGNQPYQKEILDEFGITRDVVVTDSTGNRAKDITWAHRTDEDFDMYFISNQQAAKREIQLSLRSAIGTPQLWDAVTGEVNGVASRVINNRTMLTVQLAANGSVFVIMKNDGSRKVARNEKKEQVLPLQVLKQSWQVQFDPKWGGPAQPVSFDKLYDWSARNEEGIRYYSGTAVYTQSFKNTATGREVWLDLGKVADMAEVYVNGVNCGVAWTYPYRVNISKALKEGVNQLKIEVTNTWANRLRGDHGKPEKEQLTWTNAPYRIETKSLLPAGLLGPVSLIQLNK; encoded by the coding sequence ATGAGGAAGTTAGTCATAACTATTGGTTTTTGCTTGCTTGCTTTGGCGGGAATGGCTCAGGTGCGCGGTAAAATCATCCCTAAAGATAAGCTGAAGGAAGTCTTTCTGCACCCGCCCGAAAGCGCCAAGCCCTGGGTGTTTTGGTATTGGATGTATGGCGCGGTAACCCGTGCTGGTGTTACTGCCGATTTGCAGGCCATGAAAGATGCCGGCATAGGCGGTGCTTATCTGATGCCGATTAAAAGTCCCGGTAACCCACCTCTGATTGCAGAACCCGTGCCGCAACTGACACCGCAATGGTGGGCTATGGTAAAATTTACCATGCAGGAAGCTGACCGTATTGGCGTAAAGCTGGCCATGCACGATTGCGATGGCTTTGCCTTGGCCGGTGGCCCCTGGATCACACCCGAACTATCCATGCAGAAAGTGGTTTCCTCAAAAACGATGGTAACAGGTGGCAAACTTTTTCATGATACACTGACTGTCCCATCGCACTACAAAAACTATTATAAGGATATCGAGGTTTTGGCCTATCCATCACTGCAAGGCGAAGGGACAAACAGTTACGATGATAAGCCTAAAGTAACCGCTTCCGTGGCTGATGACCTGCAATACCTGGTCGAACGTGGTAACAAAAAAAGCTTTTCAACTTCAACGGCTTGTTGGATACAATTAGCCTTTGATAAACCAGTTACCTGCCGCTCGTTGGTTATTCATACCAATACCAGCAATTATCAATCGGAAAGATTATTGGTGGAGTATAGTAATGACGGTAAAGATTTTAAATCATTAGGCCGGTTGGATCCACCGCGCCACGGCTGGCAGGATGGCGACGCGCAGATCACTAACGATATCCCCACCACAACAGCGAAGTATTTCCGATTTACATACGATAAAACAGGCTCGGAACCCGGTGGGGAAGATCTGGACTTTGCCAAGTGGAAGCCATCATTAAAACTGTCGGGTATCGAACTTTCATCCGAACCAAAAATACATCAATACGAAAGCAAAACCGGCGAAGTGTGGCGCATCAGCAAGCCAACCAATACTGCGCAATTACCTGATGAATTGTGCATAAAGAAAGATCAGATCATCAACCTCACTGATAAACTTGGCGCTGATGGTAAACTGGACTGGCAAGTGCCTGCCGGTAACTGGACGATCATGCGGATCGGTCATACTTCAACCGGGCATACTAACGCTACGGGTGGGGCAGGCAACGGTTTGGAATGTGATAAATTTAACCCTGAAGCGGCTAAAGTTCAGTTTGAAAATTGGTTTGGCGAAGCCATTAAGCACGGGGGGCCCGATCTGGCTAAACGGGTATTGAAAATATTCCATGTAGATAGCTGGGAATGCGGCAGCCAAAACTGGTCGCCGGTATTTGCGGCGGAATTTAAAAAACGCCGCGGGTACGATCTATTGCCGTATTTGCCGCTGATGGCTGGTGTACCTATGGACAGCGCGGAAGCATCAGAAAAAGTATTGGCCGATGTGCGCGAAACCATTGCCGAACTGCTGGTAGATAATTTCTACGGCACGATGGCTAAACTGGCGCATGAAAAAGGCTGCGCCGTCAGCGCCGAAAGCGTGGCACCGACCATGGTGAGCGATGGCATGCTGCATTATAAAATGGCCGATATCCCCATGGGTGAGTTTTGGTTCCGCAGCCCAACGCATGATAAACCTAATGATATGCTGGATGCTATTTCGGGCGGGCATATTTATGGTAAAAATATTATACAAGCCGAAGCTTTTACCGAACTGCGCCTGATGTGGGACGAACAACCCGGCATGCTAAAAACTATGGCTGACCGCAATTTCGCTTTGGGCATTAACCGCTTTGTATTTCACGTAAACGCCCATAACCCCTGGCTTGACCGTAAACCCGGCATGACGCTGGACGGCATCGGTGTCCATTTTGCCCGCGACCAAACATGGTGGGAACCCGGTAAAGCCTGGTTTACTTATATTCAGCGTTGCCAGGCCTTATTGCAGCAGGGCCACCCGGTCACTGATATCGCGGTTTTTAGTGGTGAAGAAACCCCGCGCCGCGCCGTTTTGCCTGAACGTTTGGTAAGCACCTTACCTGGTCTGTTTGGTGAAGAAGCCGTAAAACGCGAATCCAAACGCACAGCCAACAAAGGTGAGCCAACCTTAAGCATGGTAGAAGATGGCGCGCATTCAGCCAATATGGAGGTGGCCGAAACTTTTACTGATCCTTTGCGGGGTTACGCTTACGATTCGATGAATAAAGATGCATTGCTAACCGCAACGGTTAAAAATGGACGTGTTGTTTTACCAGGTGGGGCAAGTTATGGTGTGCTGGTGATACCGGCGGCAGATAAAATGAACCCGATAGGAAAGCTATCTGCGCGGGTATCGGATAAAATAAACCAACTGAAAAAGGCCGGTGTGAAAATCATCTATGGCAATCAGCCCTATCAAAAAGAAATCCTTGACGAATTTGGTATTACCCGCGATGTTGTCGTAACCGATTCAACCGGCAACCGTGCTAAGGATATCACTTGGGCGCATCGTACAGACGAAGATTTTGACATGTATTTTATATCCAACCAACAGGCCGCTAAACGTGAGATACAACTATCGTTAAGGTCTGCAATAGGTACACCTCAATTGTGGGACGCTGTTACCGGCGAAGTTAACGGCGTTGCATCGCGCGTTATCAACAATCGAACGATGTTAACCGTCCAGCTTGCGGCCAATGGTTCGGTATTCGTCATTATGAAAAATGATGGTAGCCGCAAAGTAGCCCGCAATGAGAAAAAAGAGCAGGTTCTGCCTTTGCAAGTGCTTAAACAAAGCTGGCAGGTACAATTCGATCCCAAATGGGGTGGCCCGGCACAGCCTGTAAGTTTTGATAAACTGTATGATTGGTCAGCAAGAAACGAGGAAGGTATCCGTTATTATTCGGGCACGGCAGTTTATACCCAAAGTTTTAAGAATACCGCTACCGGGCGCGAAGTATGGCTTGATTTAGGCAAGGTGGCCGATATGGCCGAGGTATATGTAAACGGCGTTAACTGCGGCGTGGCCTGGACTTATCCTTACCGCGTAAATATCAGCAAGGCTTTAAAAGAGGGTGTAAATCAATTAAAAATTGAGGTGACCAACACCTGGGCTAACCGCCTGCGTGGCGACCATGGTAAACCTGAAAAAGAACAGCTGACCTGGACAAACGCGCCATATCGTATAGAAACAAAATCGTTATTACCAGCTGGTTTATTAGGGCCGGTGAGTTTAATACAATTGAATAAATAG
- a CDS encoding alpha-L-rhamnosidase-related protein gives MNTTNLKKLSKYIGVALCFGMLFFADAAVAQKATWIWYPGDYEIWLSNKMQNRRTERGAFLPPLWKEDSHYVLIEFHKDFTLPKAEKVELSIEGQYNVKIDGKAFAGYPKSIDVPAGKHRISLKVYNQANVPSIYVKAPDLVSDETWLATFEDKEWIDASGKSSDLSATKYVNAGAWNFYDPNSGPAEFKLPTEEHKAVKKEMMNSAILVDFGKETFGFIKFLGLKGKGKVTLYYGESKEEALSFDHAELVDELPVDQSQKSDVVMEGSRAFRYVNVKLEGNISADDITMLYEYSPVEQRGSFKCNDEQINKIWDVAAYTLHLNTREFFIDGIKRDRWVWSGDAYQSYAMNYYLYFDSPTVTRTLYALRGKDPVTSHINTIMDYTFYWFLGIHDYYQYSGDKAFIQQIYPRMQTLMNWCLARRDKDGLMTGLPGDWTFIDWADGLSKKGEISFEQLLLCRSLETMAQCADLMGEKAESAKYKQMAASLKTKIFQYYWNPQKGALVHSRVDGKQTDNVTRYSNMFSIFFNYFTEAQKQQVKKSVLLNDKIQKITTPYMHFYELEALCAMGEQNYVLKEMKDYWGGMLNLGATTFWEEYNPAKSGADHYSMYGREFGKSLCHAWGASPIYLLGKYYLGVKPTAPGYSQYTITPKLGGLQWMEGSVPTPNGDIKVRCDAKQIKVSAETGTGTLHFTSSTIPVCKEGAVVAKGKNVYEVTIAKGKKYTVEYSAM, from the coding sequence ATGAATACCACTAACCTGAAAAAACTGAGTAAATATATTGGCGTGGCCCTATGCTTCGGTATGCTGTTTTTTGCCGATGCCGCCGTGGCCCAAAAAGCTACCTGGATATGGTACCCCGGCGATTACGAGATTTGGCTGAGCAACAAAATGCAAAACCGCCGCACCGAACGCGGCGCGTTCCTGCCGCCACTGTGGAAAGAGGACAGCCATTATGTGCTGATAGAGTTTCATAAAGATTTTACTCTGCCCAAAGCCGAAAAGGTTGAGCTATCGATTGAAGGGCAATACAACGTGAAAATAGATGGTAAGGCATTTGCGGGTTATCCAAAATCAATAGATGTCCCCGCAGGGAAGCACCGCATCAGTCTGAAAGTTTACAACCAGGCTAATGTGCCGTCAATCTATGTAAAAGCCCCCGATTTGGTATCGGATGAAACCTGGCTGGCTACTTTCGAGGATAAGGAATGGATAGATGCATCGGGCAAAAGTTCCGATCTGTCGGCTACCAAATATGTAAATGCGGGTGCCTGGAATTTCTATGATCCAAACTCGGGTCCGGCCGAATTTAAACTGCCTACAGAGGAGCATAAGGCGGTTAAAAAGGAGATGATGAACAGTGCCATCCTTGTTGATTTTGGTAAAGAAACCTTTGGGTTTATCAAGTTCCTGGGCTTAAAAGGTAAGGGGAAGGTAACGCTATATTATGGCGAGTCAAAAGAAGAAGCGTTATCATTTGATCATGCCGAATTGGTAGATGAATTGCCGGTAGACCAGTCACAAAAAAGCGATGTAGTAATGGAAGGGTCGCGGGCATTCCGTTATGTCAATGTTAAATTGGAAGGAAATATAAGTGCCGATGATATCACCATGCTATACGAATACTCGCCCGTTGAACAGCGGGGCAGTTTTAAATGTAACGATGAGCAGATCAACAAAATTTGGGATGTGGCGGCCTATACCCTGCACCTGAATACCCGCGAGTTTTTTATAGACGGTATTAAACGCGACCGCTGGGTATGGAGCGGTGATGCTTACCAAAGCTACGCCATGAATTACTACCTGTACTTTGATTCTCCAACCGTAACCCGCACGCTGTACGCCCTGCGCGGTAAAGACCCGGTGACCAGCCATATCAATACCATTATGGATTATACTTTTTACTGGTTCCTGGGCATTCATGACTATTACCAGTATAGCGGTGATAAGGCGTTTATCCAACAAATTTATCCGCGCATGCAAACGCTGATGAACTGGTGCCTGGCGCGACGCGATAAAGATGGCCTGATGACTGGCCTGCCGGGCGATTGGACATTTATAGACTGGGCCGACGGCTTAAGCAAAAAAGGCGAAATAAGCTTTGAGCAATTGCTGCTTTGCCGCAGTTTGGAAACCATGGCTCAATGCGCCGATTTAATGGGTGAGAAAGCCGAAAGTGCGAAATACAAGCAAATGGCTGCCTCGCTGAAAACCAAAATATTTCAATACTACTGGAACCCGCAAAAAGGGGCGCTGGTGCACAGTCGCGTTGATGGCAAGCAGACAGATAACGTAACCCGTTACAGTAATATGTTCTCTATCTTCTTCAACTACTTTACCGAGGCACAGAAGCAGCAGGTGAAGAAATCGGTGTTGCTGAATGATAAGATCCAGAAGATCACCACGCCGTACATGCACTTTTATGAACTGGAAGCGCTATGCGCCATGGGCGAACAAAATTATGTGTTGAAAGAAATGAAAGATTACTGGGGCGGCATGCTAAACCTGGGCGCCACCACTTTTTGGGAAGAGTACAACCCGGCCAAATCGGGCGCCGACCATTACAGCATGTATGGCCGCGAGTTTGGCAAAAGCCTGTGCCATGCCTGGGGGGCCAGCCCGATATATCTTTTGGGTAAATACTACCTGGGCGTGAAACCAACCGCGCCGGGTTACAGTCAGTACACCATCACTCCCAAACTGGGCGGCTTGCAATGGATGGAAGGCAGCGTACCTACACCTAACGGCGATATTAAAGTACGCTGCGACGCCAAACAAATAAAGGTAAGCGCCGAAACCGGCACAGGTACCCTGCACTTTACCAGCAGCACCATACCAGTTTGTAAAGAAGGTGCAGTAGTTGCTAAGGGCAAAAATGTTTATGAGGTAACTATCGCTAAAGGGAAGAAGTATACGGTGGAGTATAGTGCGATGTAA
- a CDS encoding glycoside hydrolase family 2 TIM barrel-domain containing protein, which produces MILKKYIFLTILLLPLMASAQLVDKTPAAIPNVPAIYKDEPWENPMVDGINRDAARATAYSYPNIADALKGDREKSGRMISLNGRWDFHYASKPADAPQDFYKSRVSGWAKIIVPSSMEMQGYDKPIYKSAVYPFRPVNPPHVPQDYNAVGSYQRTFTVPVNWKDMNITLHFGGVSSGFKVWLNGQFLGYGEDSFLPSEFNITPYLQAGDNVLSVQVIRWSDGYFLEDQDQWRMSGIHREVMLLAEPKLRIADFQWQCKLDKDYKDATLMIRPRMENLTGKAIPGYQLKAQLFDKDDRKVFEKPLQKSVESIVNEIYPRLDNVKFGLMEAKVKNPAKWSDEEPNLYTLTLSLEDSTGHVLEVKSCKVGFRSIEFAKDNSKLLINGKVTYLYGVNRPDHDPIKGKALSREDILRDVQTIKRFNFNCIRTSHYPMDPYLYDLCDQYGILVIDEANLETHGLGSKLSNDPQWAGAYLDRVTRMVMRDKNHPSIIIWSLGNEAGRGPNHAAMAGWVHDFDITRPVHYEPAQGTPQAEGYIAPDDPRYPKTNDHSHRLQNPIDQPYVDIISRMYPGLYTAPLLANQQNGDHRPIFFVEYSHAMGNSNGNLKEFWDQWRTTPRIIGGAIWEFKDQGLLKHDSTGKAFYAYGGDYGERYFDDFTIKGIVDPAGRPKPAIYECKHVFQPAECTLVNAAKGTIHIKNWSSVSNLNKYDVYVQVHEDGNIISKKPMPRINLAAGHDTIISLKPYLSALKTGHEYLADIHFTLAQDEAWEHKGYEIAADQFALTGLPEVKPIASTYPAIKVVDYANYLISGTNFALAINKKTGALVSYISNGKRQVFEPLLPHFIRPATDNDHRGWKMEKKLKPWFSAQPKLKDINVDQSQKGIVKVSSNYTMLHDSVMVKVLYTITGDGIVKVDYELQANKALPNIPKIGMQTGISDVDTTITYYGRGPFENYIDRRTGSEAGIYTSTISNFMEPYVVPQENGNRTDVRWMLLADKNKDGLLVVADSLLSMSAWPYAEENIRTAKHTYKLKNAAAVTLNIDLKQMGVGGNDSWSDVAEALEQYRISARNYHYSFYLSPYKAGTDISALVRKIKTGHP; this is translated from the coding sequence ATGATCTTAAAAAAGTATATATTCCTAACTATCCTGCTGTTGCCCTTGATGGCATCGGCGCAACTGGTTGATAAAACACCGGCGGCAATTCCAAACGTGCCGGCCATTTATAAAGATGAACCCTGGGAGAACCCAATGGTTGACGGCATTAACCGCGATGCGGCGCGCGCTACAGCTTATTCTTACCCTAACATTGCCGATGCATTAAAGGGCGACCGGGAAAAATCGGGACGAATGATAAGCCTGAACGGTAGGTGGGATTTCCACTACGCCAGCAAACCTGCCGATGCGCCACAGGATTTTTATAAAAGCCGGGTAAGCGGCTGGGCCAAAATTATAGTCCCATCCAGCATGGAAATGCAGGGCTATGATAAACCTATTTACAAAAGCGCGGTATACCCTTTCCGCCCGGTGAACCCGCCGCACGTGCCGCAGGATTACAACGCTGTGGGCAGCTATCAGCGCACTTTTACCGTCCCTGTCAACTGGAAGGACATGAACATCACCCTGCATTTCGGCGGAGTAAGCTCAGGCTTTAAAGTGTGGCTGAACGGGCAGTTTTTGGGATATGGCGAGGATAGTTTCCTGCCGTCAGAATTTAATATTACGCCATACCTACAGGCTGGCGACAATGTACTATCGGTGCAGGTGATCCGCTGGAGCGATGGCTATTTTTTGGAAGATCAGGACCAATGGCGCATGAGTGGCATCCACCGCGAGGTAATGCTGCTGGCCGAACCAAAACTGCGTATTGCCGATTTTCAATGGCAATGTAAACTGGATAAAGATTACAAGGATGCCACGCTGATGATCCGTCCCAGGATGGAGAATTTGACAGGTAAGGCTATTCCGGGTTACCAGCTAAAGGCGCAGTTGTTTGATAAAGACGATAGAAAGGTTTTTGAAAAACCTTTGCAAAAAAGCGTAGAAAGCATTGTAAACGAAATATACCCCCGCCTGGATAATGTAAAGTTTGGCCTGATGGAAGCCAAAGTGAAAAACCCGGCCAAATGGAGCGATGAAGAGCCAAACCTGTACACGCTAACTTTAAGTTTGGAAGACAGCACCGGCCATGTGCTGGAAGTGAAAAGCTGCAAGGTTGGCTTCCGCAGTATTGAGTTTGCCAAGGACAACAGCAAGCTGCTCATCAACGGCAAAGTCACTTACCTGTACGGCGTAAACCGCCCCGACCATGACCCGATAAAAGGCAAAGCCCTGTCTCGCGAAGATATTTTGCGCGATGTGCAAACCATCAAACGGTTTAACTTCAATTGTATCCGCACCAGTCATTACCCCATGGACCCGTACCTGTACGACCTGTGCGATCAGTACGGTATTTTGGTGATAGACGAAGCCAACCTGGAGACCCACGGCCTGGGTTCAAAACTAAGTAACGACCCGCAATGGGCCGGGGCTTATCTTGACCGGGTGACCCGCATGGTGATGCGCGATAAAAACCATCCTTCGATCATTATCTGGAGCTTGGGTAATGAGGCTGGCCGGGGGCCAAACCACGCGGCTATGGCCGGTTGGGTGCACGATTTTGATATTACCCGACCCGTGCATTATGAACCTGCCCAAGGCACGCCACAGGCTGAAGGTTACATAGCGCCCGATGACCCGCGCTATCCAAAAACTAACGACCATTCGCACCGCCTGCAAAACCCTATCGACCAGCCTTACGTAGATATTATAAGCCGGATGTATCCTGGCTTATACACCGCGCCGCTACTGGCCAATCAGCAAAACGGCGACCATCGGCCGATATTTTTTGTGGAGTACTCGCATGCTATGGGTAACAGCAACGGCAACCTGAAGGAGTTTTGGGACCAATGGCGCACTACGCCGCGCATCATTGGCGGCGCCATTTGGGAGTTTAAAGACCAGGGCTTATTAAAACACGATTCTACCGGCAAAGCTTTCTACGCCTACGGTGGCGATTACGGCGAACGCTATTTTGACGATTTTACCATCAAGGGTATTGTTGATCCGGCTGGCAGGCCGAAACCTGCTATTTACGAATGTAAGCACGTTTTCCAGCCGGCAGAATGTACGCTGGTTAATGCCGCCAAAGGAACTATCCATATTAAAAATTGGAGCAGCGTAAGCAACCTGAATAAGTACGATGTTTACGTGCAAGTGCACGAGGATGGCAATATCATCAGCAAAAAACCGATGCCGCGTATCAACCTTGCCGCTGGGCATGACACCATTATTAGCCTGAAACCATATTTATCGGCATTAAAAACCGGGCATGAGTATTTGGCTGATATCCATTTCACACTGGCGCAAGATGAAGCCTGGGAACACAAAGGTTATGAGATAGCAGCTGACCAGTTTGCCTTAACTGGGTTACCCGAAGTAAAACCAATTGCAAGTACCTATCCGGCTATTAAGGTGGTTGATTATGCCAATTATCTGATCAGCGGGACAAATTTTGCTTTGGCTATTAATAAAAAAACAGGTGCATTGGTTTCCTACATCAGCAACGGCAAACGACAGGTTTTTGAACCGCTGTTACCGCATTTTATCCGCCCGGCTACCGATAACGACCATCGCGGCTGGAAGATGGAGAAGAAGCTAAAACCGTGGTTCAGCGCGCAACCAAAACTGAAAGATATCAATGTCGATCAATCGCAAAAAGGGATTGTTAAAGTGAGCAGCAACTATACCATGCTGCACGATAGTGTGATGGTGAAAGTGCTGTACACCATTACCGGCGATGGGATTGTGAAAGTTGATTATGAGCTGCAAGCTAATAAAGCCTTGCCGAACATTCCTAAAATAGGGATGCAAACCGGTATTTCAGATGTTGACACTACCATCACTTACTATGGTCGTGGCCCGTTTGAAAATTATATTGACAGGCGCACAGGGTCGGAAGCGGGTATCTATACCTCGACCATTAGCAATTTTATGGAACCTTATGTAGTTCCGCAGGAAAATGGCAACCGTACCGATGTGCGTTGGATGTTGCTGGCTGATAAGAATAAAGACGGCTTACTGGTGGTTGCCGATAGCTTGCTAAGTATGAGCGCCTGGCCTTATGCCGAGGAGAATATCCGCACGGCAAAGCATACCTATAAGTTAAAAAATGCCGCTGCTGTTACCCTAAATATCGACCTGAAACAAATGGGTGTAGGGGGCAATGATAGCTGGAGCGATGTTGCCGAGGCGCTGGAACAATATCGCATTTCGGCAAGAAATTATCATTACAGTTTTTACCTGTCGCCCTATAAGGCGGGGACAGATATTAGCGCATTAGTGCGTAAAATAAAAACCGGGCATCCATGA
- a CDS encoding sodium:solute symporter family transporter: MSNIVSRLTTLDYAIVAAYLVILFVIGYRASFGKKKKSEENDTLFLANKSLGWSSIGFNMWGTNVGPSMLVAFASIGFKTGIVAINFEWYAFIFLMLLALVFAPRYIAAKVSTMPEFMGNRYGDSTQNILAWYALIKIQISWLSLGLFAGGFLVRQILGIPMWQSVIVLVSFAGIFAYAGGLKAIAKVNVFQMLLLIGVSITLTIIGVNKAGGLVNIYHKVPSHFWNLVRPASDPDYPWYAILLGYPVSAVAFFCTDQAMVQSVLGAKNLEQGQLGVNFIGWLKILSLPLFILTGILCLLLFPSLKNPDEAYMTMVTNLFPPGMNGLVIVVLIAVLVGTIGSSLNSLSTVFTMDVYAKKINPKATNKQLITMGRITVVVGCLLAIGVALAIDSIKGLNLFDVFQSVLGFIAPPLSVVFLLTVFWPRMSKLSVNLILSAGSAVSLGTGVLYLWVFPQKEYHIWPHYLLLSFLIFAFLFVAAIVIALLDRAPVRYVATAEQTAEIAKPTKKVKIAWAMLCVVMVILYIIFNGH, translated from the coding sequence ATGAGCAACATTGTATCCCGTCTTACCACGCTGGATTATGCCATTGTGGCGGCCTATCTGGTTATCCTGTTCGTGATAGGCTACCGCGCCAGCTTCGGCAAAAAGAAGAAATCGGAAGAGAATGATACGCTGTTTTTGGCCAACAAATCGTTAGGGTGGAGTAGTATTGGCTTTAACATGTGGGGCACCAATGTGGGCCCATCTATGCTGGTGGCATTTGCCAGTATCGGTTTTAAAACGGGTATTGTGGCCATTAATTTTGAATGGTATGCCTTTATATTCCTGATGCTGCTGGCGCTGGTTTTCGCGCCGCGGTACATCGCCGCCAAAGTATCAACAATGCCCGAATTTATGGGTAACCGTTACGGCGATTCCACTCAAAACATTTTGGCCTGGTACGCGCTCATCAAAATACAGATCTCGTGGTTAAGTCTCGGCTTGTTTGCAGGCGGCTTTTTGGTACGGCAAATCTTAGGCATCCCCATGTGGCAATCGGTTATTGTGCTGGTTTCCTTTGCGGGGATATTCGCTTACGCTGGGGGCCTGAAAGCTATTGCTAAAGTAAATGTGTTTCAGATGTTGCTGCTTATAGGCGTTTCCATTACGCTTACCATCATCGGCGTGAACAAAGCCGGTGGACTGGTAAATATCTATCACAAAGTCCCTTCGCATTTCTGGAACCTGGTGCGCCCTGCCAGCGACCCAGATTACCCCTGGTATGCTATTTTATTAGGTTACCCGGTATCCGCGGTAGCGTTTTTCTGTACCGACCAGGCTATGGTGCAATCAGTTCTGGGCGCTAAAAACCTTGAACAGGGTCAATTAGGAGTGAACTTTATCGGCTGGTTAAAAATCCTGTCGCTCCCTTTGTTCATCCTTACGGGGATACTTTGCCTGCTCCTGTTTCCATCCTTAAAAAATCCTGACGAAGCCTACATGACAATGGTCACCAACCTTTTCCCGCCAGGAATGAATGGTTTGGTAATTGTGGTACTGATAGCGGTGCTGGTAGGAACTATTGGCTCGTCGTTAAACTCGCTGAGTACAGTGTTTACTATGGATGTCTACGCCAAAAAGATCAACCCAAAAGCTACCAATAAGCAACTCATCACCATGGGGCGCATTACAGTTGTAGTCGGCTGTTTGCTGGCTATTGGCGTGGCGCTGGCTATTGATAGCATTAAAGGACTGAACCTGTTCGATGTATTCCAATCGGTGCTTGGCTTCATCGCGCCGCCACTGTCCGTAGTGTTCCTGCTGACGGTATTCTGGCCGAGGATGAGTAAGCTATCGGTGAACCTGATCTTATCTGCGGGCTCGGCGGTAAGTTTGGGAACTGGCGTGTTGTATCTGTGGGTATTCCCGCAAAAGGAGTATCACATCTGGCCGCATTATCTGCTGCTATCGTTTCTCATTTTCGCGTTCCTGTTTGTGGCGGCCATTGTTATCGCCTTGCTGGACAGAGCGCCCGTGCGCTATGTAGCCACTGCCGAACAAACCGCCGAGATTGCTAAACCAACCAAAAAAGTAAAAATTGCGTGGGCTATGTTATGCGTAGTAATGGTAATTTTATATATCATATTTAACGGACATTAA